One region of Lysobacterales bacterium genomic DNA includes:
- the cadA gene encoding cadmium-translocating P-type ATPase, whose translation MSAGTCYHCGEIVSAHALIRATLDGSERAFCCSGCRAAAEWLHHGGLADYYVLRSEATGRVDALQDFSDWDSAGFRRLYVHEVDGQSECDLSIGNIRCAACAWLIDRVGQQMPGVTAISVDPATTHARVRFDPARTPLSAIASRLAAIGYAPRVVQDPADSARARRQSLKRLAVAGLGAMQAMMFTEALYWGDGELDIGTRDFFRIVAMLVATPVVFYSGLPFFRGAWRELALRRPGMDVLVALSVGLAYLASMVETVRGGPVVYFDAAVMFVFLLGAARHVEAIARSRATERLQLIAGAQYLHADRIDGEGRSSPVGLAELRHGDLIRVASGESVPVDGRLRSAGARVDESLLTGEATPVQRTPGETVLAGSIALDSPLLLEVTAVGTTTRLGQLRARIGAGLHQASASTELGQRIAARFTLAMLVVAALTAAYWIHADPARAMPAVLAVLAAACPCAFALALPASLATAHSLLARHGVIVTRPDALARAADIDRIVTDKTGTLTEGRPRLLDAVSLDPNLSREHALAIAAALERDHRHPLAHAFREFDIGLGIEDAQARAGIGVRGRVEGQDWRLGRSEVTDTRDDRDDIVLSNATGVAARFRVADRLRADAAEVVRDWQQFAHVEILSGDHADAVDTVASALRIPGQGRLNPEQKRARIAGMRAAGQRVMMIGDGLNDAESLAAADVGVAMGGGAAIAQCHADVLLLRDDLRLVRLLVDTARRTRRIARENLAWSIGYHLVIVPFAVAGVMSPWLAAVGMATSSLLVTLNALRLRRVPGAHTHDARKTLVEAGA comes from the coding sequence ATGAGCGCGGGCACCTGCTATCACTGTGGCGAGATCGTGTCGGCCCATGCGCTGATCCGCGCCACGCTGGACGGTAGCGAACGCGCCTTCTGCTGCAGCGGCTGTCGCGCCGCCGCCGAGTGGCTGCATCACGGTGGCCTGGCCGATTACTACGTCCTGCGCAGCGAAGCGACCGGACGCGTCGATGCCCTGCAGGACTTCAGCGACTGGGACAGCGCCGGTTTCCGTCGCCTGTACGTGCACGAGGTCGATGGCCAGTCCGAGTGCGACCTCAGCATCGGCAATATTCGCTGCGCCGCGTGCGCCTGGCTGATCGACCGTGTGGGCCAGCAGATGCCGGGCGTCACTGCGATCAGCGTCGATCCCGCGACCACGCATGCGCGCGTGCGCTTCGACCCGGCGCGCACGCCGCTGAGCGCGATCGCGTCGCGACTGGCAGCCATCGGTTATGCGCCGCGCGTCGTGCAGGATCCGGCCGACAGCGCACGCGCGCGCCGGCAGTCGCTGAAACGGCTGGCGGTCGCCGGGCTCGGCGCGATGCAGGCGATGATGTTCACCGAAGCGCTGTATTGGGGCGACGGCGAACTCGACATCGGCACGCGCGACTTCTTCCGCATCGTCGCGATGCTGGTGGCGACACCGGTGGTGTTCTATTCGGGCCTGCCGTTCTTCCGCGGTGCCTGGCGCGAACTCGCGCTGCGCCGACCGGGCATGGACGTGCTGGTCGCGCTCTCGGTCGGGCTGGCCTACCTCGCGTCGATGGTCGAGACCGTTCGCGGCGGCCCGGTCGTGTATTTCGATGCAGCGGTGATGTTCGTGTTCCTGCTCGGCGCAGCACGGCATGTCGAAGCCATCGCCCGCAGCCGCGCAACCGAGCGATTGCAGCTGATCGCCGGCGCGCAATACCTGCATGCCGACCGCATCGATGGCGAGGGCCGGAGCAGCCCGGTCGGGCTCGCAGAATTGCGCCATGGCGACCTGATCCGCGTGGCCAGCGGTGAATCGGTGCCGGTCGATGGTCGACTGCGATCGGCCGGCGCGCGTGTCGACGAATCCCTGCTCACTGGCGAGGCCACGCCCGTGCAGCGCACGCCGGGCGAGACCGTGCTCGCCGGCAGCATCGCACTGGATTCGCCGCTGTTGCTCGAAGTGACGGCTGTCGGCACCACCACCCGACTCGGGCAGTTGCGTGCACGCATCGGCGCCGGCCTGCATCAGGCCTCGGCGAGTACCGAACTCGGACAGCGCATCGCCGCCCGATTCACGCTGGCGATGCTCGTCGTCGCGGCGCTCACGGCCGCGTACTGGATCCATGCCGATCCAGCGCGGGCCATGCCGGCGGTGCTCGCGGTACTCGCCGCGGCCTGCCCCTGCGCATTCGCACTCGCCCTGCCCGCCAGCCTGGCGACAGCGCATTCCTTGCTCGCGCGCCACGGCGTGATTGTGACCCGGCCCGACGCCCTGGCGCGCGCGGCGGACATCGACCGCATCGTCACCGACAAGACCGGCACCCTGACCGAGGGCCGCCCGCGCCTGCTGGATGCCGTCAGCCTCGATCCGAACCTGTCACGCGAGCATGCACTGGCGATCGCCGCCGCACTCGAGCGCGACCATCGGCATCCGCTGGCGCACGCGTTTCGCGAATTCGACATCGGCCTGGGCATCGAGGATGCACAGGCCCGGGCCGGCATCGGCGTACGCGGGCGCGTCGAAGGACAGGACTGGCGACTTGGGCGGTCGGAGGTCACCGACACGCGCGACGACCGCGATGACATCGTGCTGTCGAACGCCACCGGCGTGGCGGCGCGCTTCCGCGTTGCCGATCGTCTGCGCGCAGACGCAGCCGAGGTGGTGCGCGATTGGCAACAGTTCGCGCACGTCGAGATCCTGTCCGGCGATCACGCCGATGCGGTCGACACGGTGGCCTCGGCATTGCGGATTCCCGGCCAAGGACGCCTGAACCCGGAGCAGAAGCGCGCGCGGATCGCAGGCATGCGTGCCGCCGGCCAGCGCGTGATGATGATCGGCGACGGCCTGAACGATGCCGAATCACTGGCCGCCGCCGATGTCGGTGTGGCCATGGGCGGCGGTGCCGCGATCGCGCAGTGCCATGCCGACGTGTTGCTGCTGCGCGACGATCTGCGGCTGGTGCGCCTGCTGGTCGATACCGCGCGGCGGACACGCCGCATCGCCCGCGAGAATCTGGCGTGGTCGATCGGTTACCACCTCGTCATCGTGCCGTTCGCGGTCGCCGGCGTGATGTCGCCGTGGCTGGCGGCCGTGGGCATGGCGACCAGTTCGCTGCTGGTCACGCTGAACGCGCTGCGCCTGCGTCGCGTTCCCGGCGCGCACACACACGACGCGCGCAAGACGCTGGTCGAGGCTGGCGCATGA
- a CDS encoding FixH family protein, whose amino-acid sequence MAGAARQPLLWLVVALPLAAIVAGLWMIRLAGGAMDASPDAVKRLAQIQTLDDPRDRRAGELDIHAAVEINALGIAVHVNEAAVGDGRAPTLALIHATDANQDRHLILTACGPRTWCSSEHPASARWRLALTPASNAWRVVGTLELGTTAVALEPAWSPQ is encoded by the coding sequence ATGGCCGGCGCCGCCCGCCAACCCCTGCTGTGGCTGGTCGTGGCCTTGCCGCTGGCTGCGATCGTGGCCGGCCTCTGGATGATCCGGCTCGCCGGCGGCGCGATGGATGCGTCGCCGGACGCCGTCAAGCGCCTGGCCCAGATCCAGACCCTGGACGACCCGCGCGATCGCCGCGCCGGTGAACTCGATATCCACGCCGCGGTTGAAATCAATGCACTGGGCATCGCCGTCCACGTCAACGAAGCCGCCGTTGGCGACGGTCGCGCGCCGACCCTCGCGCTGATCCATGCCACCGATGCGAATCAGGATCGACACCTGATACTGACCGCGTGCGGTCCGCGCACCTGGTGTTCGAGCGAGCACCCGGCGAGTGCACGTTGGCGCCTCGCGCTGACGCCGGCGTCGAACGCGTGGCGGGTCGTGGGCACGCTCGAGCTCGGCACCACTGCGGTCGCTCTGGAGCCAGCCTGGTCGCCGCAATGA
- the ccoG gene encoding cytochrome c oxidase accessory protein CcoG translates to MYQSAPKVYPREVDGRFQRLRTIAAWLLLGLFYLMPWMSWEGRQAVLFDLPARKFYILGLSFWPQDFVFLAMLLMIAAFALFFFTALAGRLWCGYACPQTVWTEVFIAMERLCEGDRGRQMKLDASPWNRDKLLRKGAKHTLWIVFALWTGFTFVGFFTPIRTLGLEVSMWTLGGWEWFWILFYAFATWGNAGFLREQVCIYMCPYARFQGAMFDRDTLIIAYDSERGEPRGSRRKGVPSVLELPKLADGSFTDGAPKLGDCIDCTICVQVCPTGIDIRDGLQYECIACGACVDACDNVMDRLGYPRGLVRYATMNTLEHKTPHVVRPRIVIYGLILLALIGSFTYAVFNRTPLIVDVLRDRNALYRELGDGAIENAYTFKIVNKDIVAHHYSVRILDGGDGLTLSANAADVKVEAEGVANVAITVQSAAGAVKGQREVVFEVSASDGDLRRTQKSRFFGPF, encoded by the coding sequence ATGTACCAGTCGGCGCCGAAGGTCTATCCGCGCGAGGTCGATGGCCGCTTCCAGCGTCTGCGGACGATCGCGGCATGGCTGCTGCTCGGCCTGTTCTACCTGATGCCGTGGATGAGCTGGGAGGGTCGCCAGGCGGTGCTGTTCGACCTGCCGGCGCGCAAGTTCTACATCCTCGGCCTGAGCTTCTGGCCGCAGGATTTCGTGTTCCTGGCGATGCTGCTGATGATCGCGGCGTTCGCGCTGTTCTTCTTCACCGCGCTGGCCGGACGCCTCTGGTGCGGCTATGCCTGTCCGCAGACGGTCTGGACCGAAGTCTTCATCGCGATGGAGCGCCTGTGCGAGGGCGATCGCGGTCGCCAGATGAAGCTCGATGCGAGCCCCTGGAACCGCGACAAGCTGCTGCGCAAGGGCGCGAAGCACACGTTGTGGATCGTGTTCGCGCTGTGGACAGGATTCACCTTCGTCGGTTTCTTCACGCCGATCCGGACCTTGGGACTGGAAGTCTCGATGTGGACGCTGGGCGGCTGGGAATGGTTCTGGATCCTGTTCTACGCCTTCGCAACCTGGGGCAACGCCGGCTTCCTGCGCGAACAGGTCTGCATCTACATGTGCCCCTATGCACGTTTCCAGGGCGCGATGTTCGACCGCGACACCCTGATCATCGCCTACGACAGCGAACGCGGCGAGCCGCGCGGCTCGCGCCGCAAGGGCGTGCCGAGCGTGCTGGAACTGCCGAAGCTCGCCGACGGATCGTTCACCGACGGCGCACCCAAGCTCGGCGACTGCATCGACTGCACGATCTGCGTCCAGGTCTGTCCGACCGGCATCGACATCCGTGATGGCCTGCAATACGAATGCATCGCCTGCGGCGCCTGCGTCGATGCCTGCGACAACGTCATGGATCGCCTCGGCTATCCGCGCGGCCTGGTGCGCTACGCCACGATGAACACGCTGGAACACAAGACGCCGCACGTGGTCCGTCCGCGCATCGTCATCTATGGGCTCATCCTGCTGGCACTGATCGGCAGCTTCACCTATGCCGTGTTCAATCGCACGCCGCTGATCGTCGACGTGCTGCGCGATCGCAACGCGCTGTATCGCGAACTCGGTGACGGCGCGATCGAGAACGCCTATACCTTCAAGATCGTCAACAAGGACATCGTTGCGCACCACTACTCGGTGCGCATCCTCGACGGCGGCGACGGACTGACGCTGAGCGCGAACGCGGCCGACGTGAAGGTCGAGGCCGAAGGCGTGGCGAACGTCGCGATCACGGTGCAGTCCGCCGCGGGCGCGGTAAAGGGACAGCGCGAAGTCGTGTTCGAGGTCAGTGCAAGCGACGGCGACTTGCGTCGCACCCAGAAGTCGCGCTTCTTCGGGCCGTTCTGA
- the ccoP gene encoding cytochrome-c oxidase, cbb3-type subunit III, with protein MSQGWTLYISILTIVNILACLWLLWWTAKNRSNKAEDQDTGHVWDGDLRELNRPLPKWWLNLFYLTIVFALGYLVYYPGLGSFTGTSKWTSGNEHDADAVAAETKIAPIFARFRSKAVADLIHDADAQRLGASVFANNCATCHGSDAKGAKGYPNLTDQDWLWGGEPDTVLTTILDGRQGAMPALGAALGEDGVAATAVYVQSLSGMQVDDALAAKGQAQFQTICAACHGPEGKGNPLLGAPNLTDHTWLYGSEFAVIAETIRNGRAGQMPAHRPILGEDRVRLAAAWVLAQSQAQPNAEAH; from the coding sequence ATGAGCCAGGGCTGGACGCTCTACATTTCGATCCTCACGATCGTCAACATCCTCGCCTGCCTGTGGCTGCTGTGGTGGACGGCGAAGAACCGCTCGAACAAGGCCGAGGACCAGGACACCGGCCACGTCTGGGATGGCGATCTGCGCGAGTTGAACCGGCCGTTGCCGAAGTGGTGGCTCAACCTGTTCTATCTCACCATCGTGTTCGCGCTCGGCTATCTCGTCTACTACCCGGGCCTCGGCAGTTTCACCGGCACCTCAAAGTGGACATCGGGCAACGAGCATGATGCCGACGCCGTGGCGGCCGAGACGAAGATCGCACCGATCTTCGCGCGGTTCCGCAGCAAGGCGGTCGCCGACCTGATCCACGATGCCGATGCGCAGCGTCTCGGCGCCTCGGTGTTCGCGAACAACTGCGCGACCTGCCACGGCTCCGACGCGAAGGGCGCCAAGGGCTACCCGAACCTGACCGACCAGGACTGGCTGTGGGGCGGCGAGCCCGACACCGTGCTGACCACGATCCTCGATGGTCGCCAGGGGGCCATGCCGGCCCTGGGTGCGGCGCTCGGCGAGGATGGCGTGGCCGCGACCGCGGTCTATGTGCAGAGCCTGTCCGGGATGCAGGTGGACGACGCACTCGCCGCCAAGGGCCAGGCGCAATTCCAGACCATCTGCGCGGCCTGCCATGGCCCCGAGGGCAAGGGCAATCCGCTGCTCGGTGCACCGAACCTGACCGATCACACCTGGCTGTACGGCAGCGAGTTCGCCGTCATCGCGGAAACCATCCGCAATGGCCGCGCTGGCCAGATGCCGGCACATCGTCCGATCCTCGGCGAAGACCGCGTTCGCCTCGCCGCCGCCTGGGTGCTGGCACAATCCCAGGCCCAGCCGAACGCCGAGGCGCACTGA
- a CDS encoding CcoQ/FixQ family Cbb3-type cytochrome c oxidase assembly chaperone produces MDFGVVSGVITAVLLITFLAGVAWAWSARQKPAFDAAARLPLEDNEVKP; encoded by the coding sequence ATGGACTTCGGTGTCGTTTCCGGCGTCATCACCGCCGTATTGCTGATCACATTCCTCGCCGGCGTGGCCTGGGCATGGAGCGCGCGGCAGAAGCCGGCCTTCGATGCGGCCGCCCGCCTTCCGCTCGAAGACAATGAGGTGAAGCCATGA
- the ccoO gene encoding cytochrome-c oxidase, cbb3-type subunit II, whose translation MSHEKVETNVSLMGILVALVVAVGGLVQIVPLMYQAQVVKPLPGVVPYPPLELAGRDIYVREGCYNCHSQMVRTLRFETARYGHYSLAGESVYDRPFQWGSKRTGPDLARVGARYSDDWHRVHLMDPRAVVPESNMPGFPWLAETPVDGGLIEKKLKALQTIGDPYTDEQIAGAAAAVAGKSELDALVAYLQGLGKHAPKGG comes from the coding sequence ATGTCCCATGAAAAAGTTGAAACCAATGTCTCCCTGATGGGCATCCTGGTCGCGCTCGTGGTCGCAGTCGGCGGCCTCGTGCAGATCGTCCCGCTGATGTACCAGGCGCAGGTCGTGAAACCGCTCCCCGGCGTCGTGCCGTATCCGCCGCTGGAACTGGCCGGACGCGACATCTACGTGCGTGAAGGTTGCTACAACTGCCATTCGCAGATGGTGCGTACCCTGCGTTTCGAGACCGCACGTTATGGCCACTATTCACTGGCCGGCGAGTCGGTCTACGACCGCCCGTTCCAGTGGGGGAGCAAGCGCACCGGACCCGATCTGGCCCGCGTCGGCGCGCGTTATTCCGACGACTGGCATCGCGTGCACCTGATGGACCCGCGTGCGGTGGTGCCGGAATCGAACATGCCGGGATTCCCATGGCTGGCGGAAACGCCGGTCGACGGCGGCTTGATCGAGAAGAAGCTGAAGGCATTGCAGACCATCGGCGACCCGTACACCGACGAACAGATCGCCGGTGCTGCCGCGGCCGTGGCCGGCAAGTCCGAACTCGATGCGCTGGTGGCCTATCTGCAAGGCCTCGGCAAGCACGCGCCGAAGGGGGGTTGA
- the ccoN gene encoding cytochrome-c oxidase, cbb3-type subunit I, with product MSTVPETYSDKVVRQFAVMTVIWGIVGMLVGVFIAAQLYWPALNFDIPWLSYGRLRPLHTNAVIFAFGGSGLFATSYYIVQRTCHATLFAPRLAAFTFWGWQAVIVAAAITLPLGMTSGKEYAELEWPIDILITLVWVAYAVVFFGTIVQRKIRHIYVANWFFGAYIITIAILHIFNNLEMPVTLTKSYSLYTGAVDAMVQWWYGHNAVGFFLTTAFLGMMYYFIPKQAGRPVYSYRLSVVHFWALISIYMWAGPHHLHYTALPDWAQSIGMVFSLILLAPSWGGMINGIMTLSGAWDKLRTDPILKFMIVSLSFYGMSTFEGPMMSIKTVNALSHYTDWTIGHVHSGALGWVAMITIGCIYSLLPRVLGLKAMYSTKMIEQHFWIHTIGVVFYIAAMWIAGVMQGLMWRATNDDGTLTYTFVESLKATYPYYLARLGGGVLCLSGMVLMLVNVVKTLQLSKGNVDVAVPAPAHA from the coding sequence ATGTCCACTGTTCCCGAGACCTACAGCGACAAGGTCGTACGGCAATTTGCCGTCATGACCGTGATCTGGGGCATCGTCGGCATGCTGGTCGGCGTCTTCATCGCCGCCCAGCTGTACTGGCCTGCCCTCAATTTCGACATCCCGTGGCTGAGCTACGGCCGCCTGCGGCCACTGCATACCAATGCCGTGATCTTCGCGTTCGGCGGGTCCGGCCTGTTCGCGACCAGCTACTACATCGTCCAGCGCACCTGCCACGCGACACTATTCGCGCCCAGGCTGGCCGCGTTCACGTTCTGGGGTTGGCAGGCGGTCATCGTGGCGGCGGCGATCACCTTGCCGCTCGGCATGACCTCGGGCAAGGAATATGCCGAGCTGGAATGGCCGATCGACATCCTGATCACCCTGGTCTGGGTCGCCTACGCTGTGGTGTTCTTCGGCACCATCGTGCAACGCAAGATCCGCCACATCTACGTCGCCAACTGGTTCTTCGGCGCCTACATCATCACCATCGCGATCCTGCACATCTTCAACAACCTGGAGATGCCGGTGACGCTGACCAAGTCCTACAGCCTCTACACCGGCGCAGTCGATGCGATGGTGCAGTGGTGGTACGGACACAATGCCGTCGGCTTTTTCCTGACGACCGCCTTCCTCGGCATGATGTATTACTTCATCCCGAAGCAGGCCGGGCGCCCGGTGTACTCGTACCGCCTCTCGGTGGTGCACTTCTGGGCGCTGATCTCGATCTACATGTGGGCCGGTCCGCACCACCTGCACTACACGGCGTTGCCGGACTGGGCCCAGTCGATCGGCATGGTGTTCTCGCTGATCCTGCTGGCACCGAGCTGGGGCGGCATGATCAACGGCATCATGACCCTGTCGGGTGCCTGGGACAAACTGCGCACCGACCCGATCCTCAAATTCATGATCGTCTCGCTGTCGTTCTACGGCATGAGCACGTTCGAGGGTCCGATGATGTCGATCAAGACCGTCAACGCGCTCAGTCACTACACCGACTGGACCATCGGCCACGTGCACTCCGGCGCCCTCGGCTGGGTCGCGATGATCACCATCGGCTGCATCTACTCGCTGCTGCCGCGCGTGCTCGGCCTGAAGGCCATGTACTCGACGAAGATGATCGAGCAGCACTTCTGGATCCACACCATCGGCGTGGTCTTCTACATCGCCGCGATGTGGATCGCCGGCGTCATGCAGGGCCTGATGTGGCGTGCCACCAATGACGACGGCACCCTGACCTACACCTTCGTCGAATCGCTGAAGGCCACCTACCCGTATTACCTCGCGCGCCTCGGCGGCGGCGTGCTGTGCCTGTCCGGCATGGTGTTGATGCTGGTGAACGTGGTGAAGACCCTGCAACTGTCCAAGGGCAATGTCGACGTGGCGGTTCCCGCCCCGGCGCACGCGTAA
- a CDS encoding response regulator: MSPQPHVLVIDDDADMRMLMGALLEHLGARVDSAGSANEIDPILAQSADLILLDLVMPPGIYDACVQRLLESGAHARVCLLSGSSAQALAQERARIDALGLRTTSPITKPARLDALASLLASLHPAAEPSRES, translated from the coding sequence ATGAGTCCGCAGCCGCATGTACTGGTCATCGATGACGATGCCGACATGCGCATGCTGATGGGGGCGCTGCTCGAACATCTCGGCGCCCGGGTCGACAGTGCCGGATCCGCGAACGAGATCGACCCGATCCTGGCGCAGTCCGCAGACTTGATCCTGCTGGACCTGGTGATGCCGCCCGGCATCTATGATGCCTGCGTCCAGCGCCTGCTCGAAAGCGGCGCGCACGCTCGGGTCTGTCTGCTCAGCGGCAGCAGTGCGCAGGCCCTGGCGCAGGAGCGCGCACGCATCGATGCACTGGGGTTGCGGACGACTTCACCGATCACCAAACCGGCGCGCCTCGATGCACTGGCCAGCCTGCTCGCCTCTCTCCACCCTGCGGCGGAACCGAGCCGGGAATCGTGA
- a CDS encoding S1/P1 nuclease, whose amino-acid sequence MNAHRFFLVAALLLSGGAFAWGPHGHQVVAEIAARELTPRARAEVERLLGDRASNAMREASTWADEIRGEAQWRHTGSWHYLNFERGDCHYSAKRNCRGGNCVVAAIEREVRTLGNRKAGKTERTNALRFVIHFIGDVHQPLHAGFGHDRGGNDFQVRYGREGENLHGFWDQDIFRAARGTLKVMPHVQDLLTQPGPTMDWRWRPSAPAEWAVASCAIVQRNDFYPVRGVIDSGYISRYVPVAEDQLEAAGHRLAEVLNLTLDKAP is encoded by the coding sequence TTGAACGCGCATCGGTTCTTCCTCGTCGCGGCGCTGTTGTTGTCCGGCGGCGCATTCGCCTGGGGGCCGCACGGTCATCAGGTGGTCGCGGAAATCGCCGCACGCGAACTGACGCCGCGTGCACGGGCCGAGGTCGAGCGGCTGCTCGGCGACCGCGCCAGCAATGCCATGCGCGAGGCCAGCACCTGGGCCGACGAAATCCGCGGCGAAGCGCAGTGGCGCCATACCGGCAGCTGGCATTACCTCAATTTCGAGCGTGGCGATTGCCACTACAGCGCCAAACGCAATTGTCGTGGCGGCAACTGCGTGGTCGCGGCGATCGAACGCGAAGTGCGCACGCTCGGCAACCGCAAGGCCGGCAAGACCGAGCGCACGAATGCGCTGCGCTTCGTGATCCATTTCATCGGCGACGTGCACCAACCCCTGCACGCCGGCTTCGGGCATGATCGCGGCGGCAACGATTTCCAGGTTCGTTACGGACGTGAAGGCGAGAATCTGCACGGCTTCTGGGACCAGGACATCTTCCGGGCCGCACGCGGCACGCTGAAAGTGATGCCGCACGTGCAAGACCTGCTCACGCAGCCCGGTCCGACCATGGACTGGCGGTGGCGGCCGAGCGCCCCGGCGGAATGGGCCGTGGCCTCCTGCGCGATCGTGCAGCGCAACGACTTCTATCCGGTGCGCGGCGTGATCGACAGCGGCTACATCAGCCGCTACGTCCCGGTCGCCGAGGACCAGCTTGAAGCCGCCGGCCACCGTCTTGCCGAAGTATTGAACCTGACCTTGGACAAGGCGCCATGA